Within Lolium rigidum isolate FL_2022 chromosome 5, APGP_CSIRO_Lrig_0.1, whole genome shotgun sequence, the genomic segment caggcccacctaccacaagtttcacgcaagagcatgctatatctacaacaagctcaagatgccgggtcctaatggtatgatcaccataaccggagactacaagaaggctcatgagtgcgagttgggcgaagccgccttcgcagagtctgtcatatccggagaagagctgaaaggctacagtggccgcggtggatccgaccgagatgcaaaccaccaagaagcagatctccgaacgtaaaactccttcggggccgcgattgagaccaagaaagtcgcttcaaggaagatgaccctagcaagcaagtctcgatcggagccaacatggaccccaaataggaaagcgcgctcgtcgagttcctccgcgctaacatggatatcttcgcatggcaaccttctcgacatgtccggagtacctagggaactcgccgagcactacctcaacataaatccgggggcaaaaccagtgaagcaagctatgcgatgctttggagataagaagcgccgcgccataggaatggaactagcaaagttactagaagcgggttttgtaatagaagttatccacaccgattgggtcgcgaatcccgtccttgtacccaaaaagaacactcgaaatactaagaatgtgcatcgattacttcggcttgaacaaacattgcccgaaggatccgttccccttgccgcgcattgaccaagtcattgattcgacggcggggcggaacttcgtgttttcttgatgcgtattccggtaccatcggatccggatgaaggaatccgaccaaaaggcgacttcattcattaccccgttcggCACTtaccgctatgttactatgccttttggtttgaaaaacgcagtgccacctaccaacgtacgatgcagcgatgcccgaaggaccagattggccggaatgtgcacgcctacgtcgacgacatcgcggtcatgacccggaaaggatccgacttgatcggcgacctcacgtaaacctttgagaacctccgtcggtacaagatgatgttgaatccgtgcaagtgcgtctttggcgtgccagccggaaaactccttggcttcatagtctctcacggaggcattgaggttaacccggaaaagatcaaggcaatcttgtgtatcaaacggccaacttgtctcaaagatgtgcaacgactaaccggtTGTGTCGCAGACAAtcggcaggtttgttagccgtcttggcgagaaggcattaCCTCCgtacaagttgctgaagaaaaacgtgacaaatttgtccgggacgacgcagccgacgcagctcttcgagggttgaaggaaatacttacctccccacctatcctcggcagccccagcagagtcgagccaatgctcctttatccggcagctaccaacaaagtcatcgacctcgtcatcgtggtggagcgaaaggaagaaggtcatgaatatgacgtccaaagacctgtctactacataagcgaggtgccgacggagccaaagcaaagataccctcactttcgtaagctagcttatggagttttcctaggcagccgaagctgagacactacttccaagagcacccgagAATCAGCTATGAGCAAAGCTCCActcgtcaacaattctcaacaacgccgacgcaacagactggacagctaaatggggcatcgaattatccgccttcgacatcgcttacaagccaaggactcgcggtcaaatcccaagttttggcggatttcgttgcgattggacgaagctccggatgcaagtccggagccggaaccgaaacatgggtcatgcacttcgacggatccaagcagcatcaaggctcgggagccggagtcaccccgaagtcccctaccggagaagaactgcagtatgttccgcggatccacttcgaagctacaaataacatggcggaatacgaggctctactacaccggatcgcgcatcgctaaggaaatagggatcaagcacatcatttgttgcggagattccgacttggtagcacagcaagtagccggaacctggaacgccagaaattccgtcatggcggcctacagagacgaagttgacgagatcgccaagagcttcctcggatacgaagtcaagtacgtcagaagagacgacaatacaacggcagatatgctatccaagctcggatccggcagaaagccaattccgcctggaatttacctagagcatctccggataccctcggtgaagggcgctaacccggaaaatccggaGGTGGCAGGTGTCTCCGGCcaaagaggtattggctaccattccggcttggacacagaccTTTCctcggactacctcatcgatcagaagttgccggaggacgaggtcctcgcgcgccgcatcatcgacgagcacgatcctacacaattgttgatggacagctctacaaacgaagcgcaacaggggtatttctcaaatgcgtctccaatcaagatggcattgaaatcctcgtagagatccacgcaggggacctgcgggcaccatgccgctcccgggtcactcgttgcaaaagcttttcggctaggcttttattggctcacaactaaagaagatgctgataagatagtcaagacctgccgaggttgtcagtactacgctactcaaccaaacgctccagcccaagagctgaagaccatacctatcacctggccatttgcggtctgggggctcgatatggtgggtaagttaaaacgatcatctcctggtggttgtgaatacctcctggttgctgttgacaagttcagcaagtggatcgaggccaagccgatgagaaaagccgacggtgctacggcactaaaatttgtcatcagcctcgtaatgagattcggcatcccacacgagcataatcacggataatggcacaaacttcgctcggggagaattgaaggattattgtgagacaatggggattcgattggaccttgcatctgtgtctcacccacaatccaatggtcaagtcgaaagagctaacggtctaatattatcaggaatcaagccacgccttgaagaaccgctgcgacgagcagctggagcttgggccgacgagctagacgctgtcttgtggagtttgcgaactacccctaacaggtcaacagggtttacccctttcttcctggtatacggatccgaagacgtgattccctccgacatcatccacgattcaccgcgagtttccgcctataccgaagaaacagtcgacgaggccggacgagctatccgtggacctgatcgaagaagctcggaatttagctgatcggcgctccgccatctaccagcgtaagctccgacgctatcacggccgtcgagttcggaaacgctccttcatggccggagacccggtcctccgccttcgacaggtgaaagaccataagctgcaatctccatgggaaggaccctttgtcgttagcaaagtgcttcataacggatcgtactaccttgttgatttccgcgagccgagggatagacctgctaactggcgccggaaacgcaagcgtgaggatccggatgacatctacgatgaaacagatcgtccttggaatatcgcacagctacgtcctttctacacttagcatatttttccgagttacaaactctgtaataattatacatgatcaatgaaataaagcttatggttcactctttgagtcttttacctccttttcttgttcattttagatcgtgtatgttttttccgactaaaaccgcagagctggatgttttccgcctaggcgtgtataaaagttgtgatttttcaaaaatcgtccttcaggacgtaagcttaagttttctgattaagttgttgtctgttgcgaactcgtggattcctagtagcgatttccggcaccgacgcctgggggcttgtttccgcggttattgacggactgccattgggcttcgtcgccgctggcgcgcGTTTCCGGCAAAGGTTTtctggctcgtggaaggtcaagcgggcaagccggaaaataacgaagtcagcacttgcttttccGACAtagaacgaaacatgcacataatatttaacggatagcaggataagtgtttccgccccatgcataatcgtttcgttcctagctacttaagaatttaagtcttattacaaaccctcgctggggccaaaatgatgcaacttgtttcattgtttcaaacAGGAATTCTACTCGGAATCCTCCTCTTCAGATTGCTGGTAGCTGGAGCCGTCGTCACTGTCACCAGATCTGGCTTCAGAGTCGTTTccagagtttcctccggaatgctcgctgctggacccggatccttccccataaaactCTGGCTCGCTTGCTCcttcctctgcatcggaaaaaccttcgggcaggttgtgcttgttataccagaacgagtgatctactcgcctgacaaacagctcttcatagccttcagtttccgcgaggagggcgctcatgtcggaactctcgggggctccgcgtgcaacttgCGCCAGGTTGAGTGAGGGGAAGAAAGCCTTGCGAGTGGCCGGGAccaaggaggcggctccgcgcgccGAAGATTTCCGCCGgtccttgatgaactccggcacctgtcgcataagattggtcatcgtatcgatgactgaggttttggccttctttagcgacagagccgtggcgattccgcgacaggctccaAACAGCGCATCAATTGAGTTCCGCGCTTCCTCGTATGCTTCCGTCCTCGTCAGGTTTGAATCTTTTgtccattcaaagccaaggcttgctgtggaagaaagaggttcagttccgtcACAGAAAACATATAAGGTGGTTGGAGCAACGAcgcggaaaaatgcttacggaagataagtttgtcaatggttTCCGCCTCCACTTCCAGAGCCTTATTCTTAGCAATTGTGGAGATCACGCGGCCTTGGCTTTTCTCCAGCTTGTCGATCAGCTCCGCCTTCTCGCGggtatgcttctcggagagctccctCCTCGCTTCAGTCTCTTTGCTTGAGGACTCTTTCATGAAGTTTTGGAGGGAcccgttctccgcctcaagcaccttgaccttggcggaaagctcatcaaacGAGGAGCGCTTAGCAGATTCTTCTGAAAGCAGctaagttgcacatattatgaactatgacaacacaaaaagataaagacccggatctcgtacctttcAGGCGGGTCTCcagcagctggatagccttttggctattttccgcgttctggcgcagcccctcgatctccgcgatctgctcaagcacatggatgcgcaaatcttcgtgcaatttccgtgtggtctgtagcagcagggagttagccggatatttaaaatcttgggggctagcgaggaattcagtttgagatataaaaattttaaatttccgtctagagtacattctgggaaagcatcggataatacacgttacacggaactatatcacccaatgcttgggggctagtattacctgccgcacttccctgtgcttggcgaaaaaatccttcaagTCGTTCTCCAGTTCCGCGAGATCTCGCGTCTCCTCGTCCGGcttccccataccttgttcaagcATCTCGGAAACCTCCGCGTGACGCCGTGCAAGGGTAAGTTTTTGGATGGACGGAGTTGGCTCGAGGCTGACTCGGGTCgcattggtaacttggaggagcttgacCTTTTGCTCTTGTTCTTCATTAGTAGGTCCCGCAAAAGCGGAACTTGGTTGATCTGGTGGAGGAATGGGTGTGGAGGTCCCCTGGGCGGAGTCGCCATGGTGGGCAGGGTCTTCAGGAAgatcatcaaggtcaatgatgtccttcggatccggcttgccggcgatgaagccttgggcggaacttccacctCGGAGTGATGGggaaagaagccggagatggtttGGCCTTCTTCTTGACGACCCTTTGGGCCTTGGGAGGTCAGGCTTCCGGAACTTCAGGAAAAACATAAAAGCATAAGTACGAGTTTGAGCGAAaaaaccagaacttggatctcggaagtaaacgcttacccggaaggcttgaagaaatgctggatggcAGGTTGCCCCTTATTGCTGGTGTTAATcagcgagaggcgcttcttttccgcctccgctttccgagtagccgcaatgctgagcgcttcgcgggggcgtttcgctTGGGGGCTGGAAGAGGCTGGCCTCCTCCTCTTCGTAGGGCGGctggcttcaggagcttccgcctccgaggcggcttctggatccgggttaccagtggatgggactcggaggagatttCCGAGTTCATTctcctcaagcgcctcgagctaatgcaagGATAAATACTTAGGCAAAGTTTAAAGGAAAACAATAAACCAAGTCCAGAtggcgtaccgcggttccggatccccccgtgtggatgtctttgttgcatacgtgaacatggagttcacgtgggattttgaggaggagccggatcctcttatcaatagcgtcggcggacaaattatcttttgtggcgcgcatcggatcatcgcgccctgtgtattcaaacatcaggcggtcctcgtgttggagcggctggatccgcttggtaaaccaggagagggttaaatccttccccgTGAGCCCTTCCTCCgtaagcttgcagatccgcctaactgcgcggtttagctgaggcgagtcggagaggtgggggcactgtgtccatgccggagtttcattggcggggctgttcttgaatgttggaagtatcttgttgctcgccgggtcggagacgtccttcaggtagaagaagcctccggaccaatacctcgcggattcatggcgatcggtgtgggggtagacgcggcccgggcgaaggaggaaagtgatggatccgcaagttggcaattcggaagtttggcggatcttctctttcttgacagtaaagaaatattggaacagaggaagttctggagttacccggaggtggccttcgcagagagcgacatggttgctgatggcgagcacACTGTTTGGAGATATATTGTGAGGTTGGAGCCCATATGTCTTCAGAATTTCTCGGAAGAAGTctgaaggcggaaatgagaatccgcgctccactaatgccttcgtcagcaccatctcgtcatccttaggagccggagctggttctagtggaactgacctccagcttccgggttgcaggaaaccctccgcctcgaggttcttcagttccgtttcggtggtggtacagggccaccattttcccttagcttcagagtcgcgcttccgagctttggatttcttggcagcctcttccgcctgctgctccgtctggcccgcctcggaggttttctccgggtgagcggaggtcccctcagcttctttgccggaatcctttgaaggatccagcctgactggggcgaagggaggaggggcggaggaaattGGCGTCGCCATAATcggttccgaggtcggaggcggagttgttgaagacatctgaagaaaaagttAGGCGGAAGCttttctttagtcggatcccacatcatcttccccaagttcatccctaTCAACTACGGCGCGAAAGTGGAGCTCGAAGgtttaccgtaatggcgtgcggtggtcggagttgcgatggctcgccggagttatgaacacgaagaacaccacggtggcgggttcgctccggtgatgctccggtgactttccggcgggattccggcacagcggaggaggagctctcgggcggcgctcggcagagaggtgagaagggggtgaatgaggggtaaaggggtcgacggctgatatttataggctgaggggataagattcgtgttccgcatcctgtggtcggaacgcaagcgtcgcgccgttggatgcgtgacacgtgtcccaaaccctagcagtaaaaatggctagagataagttaccgcgcaaatcgcgcaaaaatggcgccaaattggcggaaccgtttgagtcttttaagattccggtaaTTGCGTGATAAGTTGGCTCTCGTttgcgagcagggagtaacccggaaatattctttggaatgtcgatggatgaagtcccgcaggatgagagcattttccggctgtaagttggaaaaggaagaaaatgcaaagttggagctcttcaagtttctccgcgttgccgATGATGCCGGAAACCTAAGGAACAAGCATGGCAGGAACAGCAGGTGAAACTCggtgaactctgggggctactgttgtgggtatacttcatgggtgtaccatcgacagtgcctagatccggcaagcccgggtggcccacagacggtgatgaggcatgtggcccatcgggcggcccgcttgttgttgatcatgaaggaagaagtccagcccaggatcggtagggccggatccgtaccgacatagaagtaacccggatccatggaggcccatgagggacccggatccaagtacgacgtatatggaaggcggatccgtgacgtgcacggcaagatattgtaccgtagttaggctatccgtaatccggctaggactctccatgtaaaccctagatccgtgcgcctttataagccggatcccgggagccctagaggcacaaccacaactcattgtaacaacgcgaaagcgcccgataattccggacaagcgacagtagggccccgtcatcgtgcggtgttccgaagcctgggtaactcgcgtaccaccgtcccgtgtgcactccgccctatggcccctacttcttctccccctcgtgaggatccctcctccgaggtaccgtcgattaggcaacgacaatatGTGACCAGCCAGAGAACATATCTAGGACTTCCACCCCTTCGTATGCTACAATTGCTATCGTATAAAAAAGTATTTTATACATAttaaaaaattatacgaaaaattgtGAGTGCGCATGAAGTATGTTCctacaacatcccaaaatttcatgtccaaattcgacatggacactgagaaacaaaaatGAGAAAACCCTCTGACCAGCCAAACTTCAGATTTCAGAGGTGTACACCCACCCTACACGTAGGTAATCCTACCACGTCAACCTAGCTGACCCTCGCCTCTATGACAGTGGGGCCCGCTCGTCAGGTGGGGCCAACCGAAAACCTCCCAGTCCCCGTCAATCCGTCGTAGGCCGGACAGCGGCAGCGACCCTCCCCCAAATCCCTCCCGCTCTCGCACTCGTCACCatgtcgcccgccgccgccgcccgagccaCATCCGTCGCCGCCACCTTCTCCGCATCCACCACCCCCTCctcccgcgtcctcctccgccgtcccTTCCCCGGGACCCCGTCCccccgccgcgccgtcgcctcgATGGCCGTGTCCGCTCCCAGGTCGGCGGCCGCCGCCTCGTTCCTCGAGCGCCGGGAGTCCGAGCGCGCGCTCCACTTCGTCAAGTACCAGGGCCTCGGCAACGACTTCATCATGGTACGCCTTGTTCTCTTCCGGGTTTTTTTTTCTGTTACTTTAGGGATTTCGTGCTGTCTCCGCTGTTTTAGAGGCTGTGTTTACAttacttgctgctgctgctgatgatTTCTGGCTTTGGTTTGTAGGTGGACAACAGGGATTCGGCGGTGCCCAAGGtgacgccggaggaggcggctaAGATGTGCGACCGGAACTTCGGTATCGGTGCTGACGGAGTCATCTTCGTCATGCCTGGGGTCAATGGTGCGGACTACACTATGAGGATTTTCAACTCTGACGGTAGTGAGCCGGAGGTGAGCCACTGGTGGAAATGGGTTATTCAGCCTTATGTTTTTATCTGTAGTGATTGGGAATCCTCGGTGGGAATGCTGAACACTTAAGCTATGATAATGTTAGCACAACACTAGTCCCACTCCCGCGTGACTAGTCTCTGTTGTGACATCCATGCTGACATGCAAGATATCTGGCGAGCATTGTCTGTTGGAGGGAACATTGTAGGGATCATAGGGATGATGGTGTGAAGTGCTGATAGGGTCTGTACACATAATAGATCATAGAGATATCTGTACGAGTCTACTGTCCACATAATAGATCACATTGATGAGCGTCTGAAGTACAGATCGTGTCTGTACACTATTCAGTATGGTGATCATGTATTCCAGGGTCATTCATAGTATTCCATACATTCGTTTAGAAAATGGAAGATTTATCACCCCTATGGTTTGCTACTCCATTTCCTGGCGCCAGACTTCTGTGCCGATTGCAGCCAATTGATACATGAGCATGGTGCCTGCATAAGAGAATGGGTCTTTGTGTGGATGTTTTAAGTTTTTACTAGATTGTTAGCTTGATAACTGTAAATGTTTAGAAGTGTCCTTATATTTTCAGTCCTATTACCTGAAGCGGCACTTTGTTCCAAGGCTATATACCATGCCAAGTAGCTGTCTTCAAGAGGGAATTAGAGTTGTCATATGTTTGTTTTCCTTTAGCTGTTCACTTGTTCTACGTTCTTTTTTGTCGCTTATTGTTAGTAAGAAACTGTTTACTATGAATCTTGTTAGCGTGAGTTGTTTTCGTACATATTTCTCATCCATTGTGTAATTTTTTGTTGTAGATGTGTGGTAATGGAGTTCGTTGCTTCGCTCGTTTTATAGCTGAGCTTGAAAATCTACAAGGAACACATAGGTACAAATTCATGTGTGATCTTTTCAGTATTCTTAACTTTATATAAATAGTAAAAGTAGGAGTAAAAACATAGTCCCTCATCATGAATATATGATATTTAAGAATTTAGACATTGACATGGTCTCCACTATGCATCTTTGACCATTATTTTTTGTAGACACATGTTAGTAGAAACTAatgaaaatatttaaaaaatctaGTGGTACAGTTTCTACTTTACCAGTTGTacccatggaaaaaaatagcgcgctatttcggcgctaatagcacgctatagcgtttttAGACAGTCCACGCTAcatcatttcggcgctatagcgtgctatagcgcgctattagcacgctatagcacgctaatagcatatttttcgaccgacgctattttgttatagcacgctatttttttccttggttgtACCTATTACTGTTAGtagtcaaagttagtaaagtttgactgCACGCTTTCTAGGAAGTCATCTTTGTTTTTTTGAATAGTCAATAGAAAGTTCCGCCTGCACATTTCATCTGTTTATCCAAAACTTATGTAAATCTCATTTAATCTTTATGTAGTCATTGACTTATTGTTGGACTGCATCCTGTTCTTTACAGTGGTTACTGGAAATTTTATGGTATATATAGATAATCTTTTCTTTTCAATGGCCCCTAAAGTTGCATTATCGTATTTCAGCTTTAAAATTCATACTGGTGCTGGATTAATCATTCCTGAAATACAAAATGATGGCAAGGTAAATACCTTTTAGTTTGTCTAGTCATTAACTCATGTTTATAGCTAAATTTCTAAGGCATACACCTCCATAGTTTGACATCCGCTTTACCCAATCATGAGCAaaggtaaactatttttttttatctcttgcTAACCTGCTAAGGTTTATTCCTGGTTCTGCAACTGATTTCAGGAACATTCTTAACCTGCCTCAGCTCATACACCTATTGCAATTTCTTAACAACATGCAAATTTGTGCTAATATCGAAGAACCTGATTAAGTTTTCACAATTTCAGCACATATGCCAGAGGAAGCTAGTTAAGTCATGGGAATCATACTGCATCACTAGCTACAATTTGCACAATTTCAGCGTGTTTGCAATAAGTATGATTAAGTTTCACAAAAAGCATTTTGTTCTTCTGGTCAACTTGCACAATTTCAGTATGCTCGCAAGAAAACTTAATCATCTActcctccgttccaaaataattGAAATTCCTGCTTTATCCTAAGTCAAACTActttaagtttgaccaaacttataGAAAAATATATGAGTATATAGAAGCCAATTTAGTTTTATTAGATTCAATATACATGGATTTTTCATACTATATGGATTGGATGTTTGTAAATATTGACAATGGTTTTGTAAAATCTGGTCAAACAAGTTTGGATTAGGAAAAAACTAGATCTTCaattattttggaacggagggagtactaagcaTGCCATAATGCTTGCCTTAAGTCTTAACTATTTTCGAGGGCAAATTTCTTTGGTATTTTCAGCTGCTAAATCCCATGGCTTCTTTGTTGGCTCCAATAGCATAGAGAGTATTCCCTTCGTACCAACCCTGAATCATCAATTCACTCATTCTTGTTGATATGGTTACCTCCCAACTCTTATATTGTTGATATAGTCATATGTTCTGATACACTCATCATGTTTGCAGGTAAAGGTAGATATGGGTCAGCCTATCCTTAATGGACCAGATGTTCCCACAAAACTGTCATCTACCAAGAACAAAGCTGTTGTTCAAGCTGAATTGGTAATTGATGGTTTAACATGGTATGTAACCTGTGTTAGCATGGGCAATCCTCACTGTGTCACATTTGGTGCAAAAGAGCTAAAGGTAATAGACTTGAAAGTTCAAATGCTGGCTCAGAAATGTATTTACGCTTACCAAATTTCATGTCTGCATGTTATAACTCCAAAAGCAATATTACCAAAATATTCTCATTTTATCTTACTCAACAATTTAATCATTCTCGCATGTGTGTTCGCTTAGGCCCAAAGGTCAGTTTGGATCAAGTTCATGAGTTTTAGTCCTACAACTGTTGCTGTTCTGTATACCAGATGTTTGGAATTTGAACATGTTAGTTATTATAACTAGTGGGTCGGTGTGTTTTCTTTACGGAAACACTAGGGATGGACAAATTGTCTTTGTATCTGTCTTATTCATTAATGTCTAGTATTTTTCTGCcacttcattttttttcttttgcaataTCTATGCTGTATACTTTGGGGCAGCAAGTTAATTTACTTAAGATACACATTGTTACTGTCCATTTTGAGGTCAACTTTTGCATATATTGGTAACAATTTGCTATATGAATCTGACTGCTGCAAATTTTTCCACATGGGAAGAGACTGCTATCTTGGTTGAACTATACTTGCTAACAATCATATTTGCATTAGCCTAGAACCCCACATGAGTTGTCCACGTTATAACTGACTCTTTTCTTGGCTGGACCACAGGATCTGCATGTTGATGATTGGA encodes:
- the LOC124653783 gene encoding diaminopimelate epimerase, chloroplastic-like, yielding MSPAAAARATSVAATFSASTTPSSRVLLRRPFPGTPSPRRAVASMAVSAPRSAAAASFLERRESERALHFVKYQGLGNDFIMVDNRDSAVPKVTPEEAAKMCDRNFGIGADGVIFVMPGVNGADYTMRIFNSDGSEPEMCGNGVRCFARFIAELENLQGTHSFKIHTGAGLIIPEIQNDGKVKVDMGQPILNGPDVPTKLSSTKNKAVVQAELVIDGLTWYVTCVSMGNPHCVTFGAKELKDLHVDDWNLSDVGPKFEHHDMFPARTNTEFVQVLSRSHLKMRVWERGAGATLACGTGACAVVVAAVLEGRAERKCVVDLPGGPLEIEWREDNNHVYMTGPAEAVFYGSFVH